TTCCTTTTTTAAGACCAGTTGAACTAAGTGATGACTTTACAGGAACAGGTGCTGTTATATCACATGCTTTATCTTTTTTGAAAGAGCAGGGTGAAAAGTATGATTATGTTTGCAGTATCTATGCAACAGCACCATTACTTCAAGTAAAGTATATACAAAAGGGCTTAGAGAGACTTCAAAATAGTGATGCTGTTAATTCTTTTAGTGCAACTTCTATGCCTTTTCCTATTCAGAGAACTTTTAAAATCAAAAATGATAGATGTGAGATGTTTTGGCCTGAAAACTTTTCTAAACGAAGTCAAGATTTGGAAGAAGCTTATCAAGATGCTGGACAATTTTATTGGAAAAATCTGCATAAACAATCTAGTGATGTGATGTTTGGAAAAGATACTATTCCTATTATTCTCCCTCGGTATTTAGTTCAAGATATTGATACTTTGGAAGATTGGGAGAGAGCAGAAGTTTTATATGAAGTTCTAAAAAGACAAAAGAAAATATCATGAAAAATATTTTAGTTAGAGCTGACTCTTCATCTAAAATTGGTATTGGGCATATTATGAGGGATTTGGCTTTAGTAGAGCGCTATTTTAACTCAAATATAACTTTTGCTTGTCAAGAGTTAGAGGGAAATATAAATAGTAAAATCTTAGATGCAGGCTATGATTTAAAAATATTAAATTCAAATGATGTAGAAGAGTTAAATGATTTAATAAAAAGCTTGAATATAGATTTTCTAATCATTGACCACTATGGAATAGATTATGGCTATGAAGAGCAAATCAAAAATCAAAATCCTAGTTTGAAAGTTTTAGTTTTTGATGATACTTATGAAAAACACTATTGTGATATTTTGTTAAATCACAACATTTATGCCCAAGAAAAGAAGTATAAAGATTTAGTACCATCTTTTTGTGAGTTAAGATGTGGTGAAAAATATACTTTAATACGAGAAGAGTTTAAGTATTATGAGCATTTGAGACGAAATAAATCAAAAAAGAAAAAAGTATTAATAGCTTTTGGTGGAAGTGATTTTGATAATATTTCATTAAAAGTCTTGAAAAGTCTAAAAAAGAAAAAAGATATAAAAATTTATCTTCTAACAACCTATGCAAATAAAAATATAAAGAGTCTAAAAGAGTTTATAAAAGATTATGAGAATATAAAACTAATAATAAATAGTAAAAATGTAGCTAAACTAATCCATAAAATAGACCTAGCAATAGTAAGTCCAAGTACAATACTACATGAAATAATATATTTAAATAAAGAGTTTATAGCCATACAAACAGCTTCAAATCAAAAGTTTATGATGAAGTATCTAAAAAAGAACAGACATGCTTGTATGAAAAGATTTTCAAAAAAAGAGTTTTTAAAAAAGTTTGAGGCAAAGATATGAATAAAATAGTATTAAAAGATTATCTTTTTTTATCAAATGAAGAGCATAAAGACCTTTTGAAGATAAGGAATAAAGATTATATTAGAGATGTATCTTTAGATACAGGTGTTATAGAACTTATAAATCATATAAGTTTTGTAAAGGGTTTAAAAAATAGTGATAAAAAGTTTTTTGCCATAATCTTTGAAGATAAAATTATAGGTGGAGTAAATATTTTTAATATAAAAGAAGATATTAAATGGGGAATTTTCTTTTTGGAAGAGGCAAATATTATGATTAAATCTTTTGTTCCAATCTATTTTTTAGAGTATATTTTTAAAACTTTTCAAAAAGAAGAGATATTTTTAGATGTTAAGAAAGAGAATATCAATACAATATCTTATGACAAAAACTTAGGCTTTAAAATTTTCAAAGAAGATGATAAAATAATATCTATGAAGATGAGCAATCTAGAGTTTGAAAATGCTAAAGAGAAACCATTTTTAAAAAGAGTGATGAAACAGTTTAAAAAGTTTGATTTTGAAATAATTTCTTATGATGGAGTTGAAGTTTGAAAATAGGGAAGTTTGATTTTACTAGAGATAAAACATACATAGTAGCTGAACTTAGTGCAAATCATAATGGCTCTTTACAAACTGCTCTTGATACAATAAAAGCAGCAAAAGAAGCTGGAGCAGATGCTATTAAAATCCAAACCTATAGAGCTGATACCATAACTTTGGATTGTAAAAAAGATGATTTTATGATAGATGGTGGAACCTTATGGGATGGAAAGAGTCTTTATGAACTTTATGAAGAGGCTTTTACTCCTTGGGAGTGGCATGAAAAGCTTTTTTCTTATGCGAGAAGCCTTGATATTGATATTTTTTCAACTCCTTTTGATAAGAGTTCAGTTGATTTTTTAGAGCAGTTTAATCTAAGTGCTTACAAAATAGCCTCTTTTGAAATCACTGACTATGAACTTGTAGAGTATGTAGCTTCTAAAATGAAACCAATTATAATAAGTACTGGAATAGCCACATATGAAGAGATAGAAGATGTAGTTAATATCTGTAAAAGAGTTGGAAATAAAGAGATAATACTTTTAAAATGTACAAGTGCCTACCCAGCACCAATGGAATTGGCAAATCTAAAAATGATACCTGACATGGCTGAAACCTTTGGAGTAATAAGTGGATTTTCAGATCATACTATTGGAAGTACTGCGCCTATAGTTGCTGTAACTTTGGGATCTAGAGTAATAGAAAAACATTTTATCTTGGATAAATCTATTGGAGGACCGGATAGTGAGTTTTCAATGGATAAGCTTGAATTTACTAAAATGGTAAAAGATATAAGAGATACTGAAAAACTTCTAGGAAGAGTTGATTATAGACTTGATGAGAAAAGAGAAGTTCAAAGAAGATTTTGTAGAAGTTTATATGTATGTAAAGATATAAAAAAAGGTGAAGTTTTTTCACAAGAAAATATAAAAAGTGTAAGACCAGGATATGGTAAACATCCTAAATATAAAAAAGATATAATAGGAACAAAGGCTACAAAAGATTATACTTTGGGCGATAGAGTAGAGTAGGAGAAAAGATGGTAGAGAAAATAGAAAATATAATATGTGAAACTTTAGTTGAATTAAATGAAGAGTTAGAGAATGAAAACTTTGAAAATCCTACAAGTAAAACAAAACTTTATGGAACAAATGGCATGGATTCACTTGCTTTAGTATCTTTTATAACTGACTTAGAAGAGCGAATTAGTGAGGAGTTTGAAAAAGAAATTGTTTTAGCAGATGAAAAGGCTATGAGTGCTAAGACTTCTCCCTTTCGAAGTGTTGAGAGTCTAACAATTTATATTAAATTACTTTTGGAAGAATAATGAGCCAAATTATAGTTATAACTGGAACATCAAAAGGAATAGGGCAAGCTTTAGCAAACTACTATTTAGAAAATGGTGAGATAGTAATAGGTTGTTCAAGGGCTGAGAGTTCTATAAACCATGAAAACTATAGACACTTTTCTTTAGAAGTAAATGATGAAAAAGCAGTTATAAAGATGGTACGAACTGTAAAAAAAGAGTTTGGTAAAATCGATATCTTATTAAATAATGCTGGAATGGCATCTATGAATCATATCCTTACAACTTCTGTATCAAGTGTAGAAAAGATATTTGCTACAAACTTCTTAGGAACATTTATCTTCACAAGAGAAGTTGCAAAAGTTATGATGAAACAAAAGTATGGAAGAGTAGTAAACTATACAACAGTTGCAAGCGCTCTTAGACTTGAAGGAGAAGCTATCTACGCTGCAAGTAAAGCAGCTATAGAGAATTTCACCCAAACATCTGCAAAAGAGTTAACACCTTTTAATATAACAGTAAATGCCATAGGCCCAACGCCTGTTCAAACAGACCTAATAAAAGCAGTACCAAAAGATAAAATAGATGAACTTTTGGCAAAACAAACCATAAAAAGATTTGGACAATTTGATGATATAAAAAATGTGATTGATTTTTTTATAAGTAAAAAAAGTGATTTTATAACGGGACAAATAATATATCTTGGTGGGGTTTCTAACTAATGAATTATTTATTTGATAAATTTTCTACATTTAAAGAGTTATCTACAATAGTAGTTGAAGATAAAAGCTACTCTTATGAAAATTTATTAAATAAAATTTATGAATATCAAACGATTTTAAAAGATAAAATTCCAAGTTCATCTGTTGTAGCTATTTTAGGTGATTATTCTTTTGAAAATATAGCTTTGTTTTTTGCTTTATATGATAATAAAAATATAATAGTACCCATAACTACAACTTTAGAAAAACTTCAAACTGAGTATATGCAAGAATCATTTTGTGAATATAGAATAAAAATTGATAATGAAATAAAAATAGATAAATTGGCTGTAAATAGTTCCCATGAGATGATAAACACTCTAAAAGATAATAAACACTCTGGATTAGTACTTTTTTCAAGTGGAAGTACAGGTAAACCAAAGGCGATGATACATAATCTAGACAACTTAATAAGCACATACAAAGACAAAAGAGCAAAAGCTATGAATATGCTGGTTTTTCTTATGTTTGACCATATAGGTGGATTAAATACACTTTTCAATGCTCTTTCAATGGGTGCTTGTCTAATTATTCCTAAAAATAGAGATGCTAAGACAATTTGTAAGCTTATTCAAAATTATAAAATCATGGTATTACCTTCTAGTCCTACTTTTTTAAACCTTATTCTAATCTCAGGAGAGTATTTAAACTATAACTTGCGAACTCTTCGAATGATAACTTATGGAACAGAAGCTATGCCAGAATCTCTTTTGATAAAACTAAAAGAGATATTTCCAAGGGTAAAATTTCTACAAACCTTTGGCACAAGTGAGACAGGAATAAGTACAACAAGTTCTAAATCATCTGATTCTTTGTATATGAAGATAGAAGATGAAAATCAAGAGTATAAAATAGTAGAAGGAGAGCTTTGGCTTAGAAGTAAAACTCAAGTTTTAGGATACCTAAATGCTAACATGGACTCTTTTACAAGTGATGGTTGGTTTAAAACTGGTGATTTGGTTGAAGAGATAGAAGATGGATATTTAAAAATCATAGGTCGAGGCAAAGAGGTAATTAATGTAGGTGGAGAAAAAATTCTACCTGCTGAGGTTGAATCTGTTGTTTTATCTATGGATGAGATAGAAGATTGTATGGTTTATAGCGAACAAAATGCAATTACAGGACAAACAGTTGTTTGTGATGTAGTTTGTTCAAAAGAACTTGATAAG
This region of Arcobacter sp. F2176 genomic DNA includes:
- the pseF gene encoding pseudaminic acid cytidylyltransferase, which gives rise to MSKCVCIIPARGGSKRIPKKNIKDFFGKPLISYTIETALKSKLFDKVVVSTDDETIAQFAKEYGADVPFLRPVELSDDFTGTGAVISHALSFLKEQGEKYDYVCSIYATAPLLQVKYIQKGLERLQNSDAVNSFSATSMPFPIQRTFKIKNDRCEMFWPENFSKRSQDLEEAYQDAGQFYWKNLHKQSSDVMFGKDTIPIILPRYLVQDIDTLEDWERAEVLYEVLKRQKKIS
- the pseG gene encoding UDP-2,4-diacetamido-2,4,6-trideoxy-beta-L-altropyranose hydrolase — its product is MKNILVRADSSSKIGIGHIMRDLALVERYFNSNITFACQELEGNINSKILDAGYDLKILNSNDVEELNDLIKSLNIDFLIIDHYGIDYGYEEQIKNQNPSLKVLVFDDTYEKHYCDILLNHNIYAQEKKYKDLVPSFCELRCGEKYTLIREEFKYYEHLRRNKSKKKKVLIAFGGSDFDNISLKVLKSLKKKKDIKIYLLTTYANKNIKSLKEFIKDYENIKLIINSKNVAKLIHKIDLAIVSPSTILHEIIYLNKEFIAIQTASNQKFMMKYLKKNRHACMKRFSKKEFLKKFEAKI
- the pseI gene encoding pseudaminic acid synthase, which translates into the protein MKIGKFDFTRDKTYIVAELSANHNGSLQTALDTIKAAKEAGADAIKIQTYRADTITLDCKKDDFMIDGGTLWDGKSLYELYEEAFTPWEWHEKLFSYARSLDIDIFSTPFDKSSVDFLEQFNLSAYKIASFEITDYELVEYVASKMKPIIISTGIATYEEIEDVVNICKRVGNKEIILLKCTSAYPAPMELANLKMIPDMAETFGVISGFSDHTIGSTAPIVAVTLGSRVIEKHFILDKSIGGPDSEFSMDKLEFTKMVKDIRDTEKLLGRVDYRLDEKREVQRRFCRSLYVCKDIKKGEVFSQENIKSVRPGYGKHPKYKKDIIGTKATKDYTLGDRVE
- a CDS encoding SDR family NAD(P)-dependent oxidoreductase, whose product is MSQIIVITGTSKGIGQALANYYLENGEIVIGCSRAESSINHENYRHFSLEVNDEKAVIKMVRTVKKEFGKIDILLNNAGMASMNHILTTSVSSVEKIFATNFLGTFIFTREVAKVMMKQKYGRVVNYTTVASALRLEGEAIYAASKAAIENFTQTSAKELTPFNITVNAIGPTPVQTDLIKAVPKDKIDELLAKQTIKRFGQFDDIKNVIDFFISKKSDFITGQIIYLGGVSN
- a CDS encoding fatty acid--CoA ligase family protein — encoded protein: MNYLFDKFSTFKELSTIVVEDKSYSYENLLNKIYEYQTILKDKIPSSSVVAILGDYSFENIALFFALYDNKNIIVPITTTLEKLQTEYMQESFCEYRIKIDNEIKIDKLAVNSSHEMINTLKDNKHSGLVLFSSGSTGKPKAMIHNLDNLISTYKDKRAKAMNMLVFLMFDHIGGLNTLFNALSMGACLIIPKNRDAKTICKLIQNYKIMVLPSSPTFLNLILISGEYLNYNLRTLRMITYGTEAMPESLLIKLKEIFPRVKFLQTFGTSETGISTTSSKSSDSLYMKIEDENQEYKIVEGELWLRSKTQVLGYLNANMDSFTSDGWFKTGDLVEEIEDGYLKIIGRGKEVINVGGEKILPAEVESVVLSMDEIEDCMVYSEQNAITGQTVVCDVVCSKELDKKELKKLVRTFCKGKLDKYKIPTKVNLVERTNFSDRFKKIRRKS